One Ilumatobacter coccineus YM16-304 genomic window, TGACCACTTCGTTGCCGACGTTGACACCGGTGGCGAAGTTGAGCGATGCGGTGAGCGGCCGATCGAGGTCGCAGTCGTAGGCGGTGATGTAGCCGTTGCCGGTCGGGGTGACCGCGGTGAGGTTCATCACGGCGCTGGTCGCATCGGCGGGGACGGAGCCGCGTCCACCGATGACGACCTCGATCGTCTCGCCGGCGTCGATCAGTCCGGTCGCCTGCGACTCACCGTCGATGGTGGTTCCGTCGAGGCGCGTGTCGGCGAAGCGACTCGGAGCGAGCGAGACGAGGGTTTCTTCGGTGGTCGAGTTGGCGAACACGACGAGCGCGTCGTCGGCAACGGGCTCGGCCGAGGCCTGACCGGCCGACGTGGCGACGGCGCTCACCGTGAGCGTCGCGGCGAGTGCGGTCCGGATCGCGTTGCGGATGGACGGGTTCATGACGTGACCTCTGGGCGGTTGAAGAGCGCCTCGTAGGCGGCGACGTTCCCGGCTGTGTCGTGCACCGGGGAGAGAAACAGTTGAATGTCGCCGAATCGGGGGCTCGACATGGCGTACGTGTCTTGGGCGAGCGAGGTTCCGCTCGGTGCGGCGAAGCGTGCGGCGAACTGGCCCTCGGGGTTCGACACTTCGCGGGTGGGGAGTTCGTCGATCTGCTGCAGGACGAGTTCGATCGTTCCGCCGTCGGGGGCGGCGAGCGCGAATCGTTCGGCGAGGTGTTGCTGCATGCTCGATCGTTCGAGTCGGGCCGGGTCGTTCCACCAGCCGAGGAGGCCGATGAGGCCACGGCCGGGGCCGACGGCGGCACCCGCAGCCAGTGCGGTGCCACCGACGATGACGCCGCGGCGAGAGATCCTGGGCGTTCGTTCGGACGGGGCGCTCATGCCGATTCCTCGATCATCGTGTTGAAGACGGCCTCGAGACGGTGTTCGGAGATGGGCACGAGGAAGACGGGAACGGGTGCGCCGTCGCCGAGGTCGACGTCGTAGGTGCCTTGTTCGACCCGGCGAGGGTCGGCGAGTTCGAGAACCACGGAGAAGGTC contains:
- a CDS encoding DUF6916 family protein → MSAPSERTPRISRRGVIVGGTALAAGAAVGPGRGLIGLLGWWNDPARLERSSMQQHLAERFALAAPDGGTIELVLQQIDELPTREVSNPEGQFAARFAAPSGTSLAQDTYAMSSPRFGDIQLFLSPVHDTAGNVAAYEALFNRPEVTS
- a CDS encoding DUF6916 family protein; this translates as MVDVSEMRVRDGQSTFSVVLELADPRRVEQGTYDVDLGDGAPVPVFLVPISEHRLEAVFNTMIEESA